A window from Candidatus Cloacimonas sp. encodes these proteins:
- a CDS encoding methyltransferase, which produces MKITGYIAMNLYGFYLKVVKGIRTNKMLFKFIYGFNPPPALWGQYWDWTTLTLRNRLKEYVNRATKLLDMGCGPYAVLSRYAKSKLDCPEVSAADHCLELINFARDNDSESGITYLHSDLFANINARFSLILFNAPYLESDKGKSKGLFPDALSIKRFCGGTQGIETIQRFLQDAPQYIEKEGMLMLGINQFHISRELVESSIFQAGYKVISIGFNPLTKACVYILKEKKQ; this is translated from the coding sequence ATGAAGATAACCGGTTACATAGCTATGAATTTATATGGTTTTTATCTCAAGGTTGTAAAAGGCATACGAACGAATAAAATGCTCTTTAAATTTATCTATGGATTCAATCCGCCTCCTGCACTTTGGGGTCAATATTGGGATTGGACTACTTTAACATTGCGTAACCGCCTAAAAGAATATGTAAATAGAGCTACAAAGTTACTGGATATGGGCTGTGGACCTTATGCTGTTCTTTCCCGCTATGCTAAAAGCAAACTGGATTGTCCTGAAGTCAGCGCTGCTGACCACTGCCTTGAACTTATCAACTTTGCCAGGGATAATGATAGTGAAAGCGGAATTACTTATCTACACAGTGACCTTTTTGCCAATATCAATGCCCGGTTTTCTCTGATTCTCTTCAATGCTCCCTATTTGGAGAGCGACAAAGGAAAAAGCAAAGGGTTGTTTCCTGACGCCCTGTCCATAAAGCGTTTCTGTGGTGGCACTCAAGGAATTGAGACAATCCAGAGATTTTTGCAGGATGCACCTCAATATATAGAAAAAGAAGGAATGCTAATGCTGGGAATTAATCAATTCCATATTAGCCGGGAACTGGTAGAAAGTTCTATTTTCCAGGCAGGTTATAAAGTTATTTCCATCGGCTTTAATCCCCTTACTAAAGCTTGCGTTTATATTCTGAAGGAGAAAAAACAATGA
- a CDS encoding GNAT family protein, translated as MDQRIVLSPATEQDIDFIVDIKTDITLWPYEDDVSSDKEAVRKEVISRIDGRWYKQYIICLNSENKTPIGAIHIHWYVIERGSWELGYCIFPEYRRQGYGTEAAQLILKYAFDDWHAHKVLAMCNAQNIPSQKVLEKLGMTKEGIFREELPWQDKWVDQYFYSILEREFKAN; from the coding sequence ATGGATCAAAGAATAGTGTTATCTCCAGCTACAGAGCAGGATATTGATTTCATAGTAGATATTAAAACCGATATTACCCTTTGGCCTTATGAAGATGATGTTTCATCAGACAAGGAAGCAGTTCGCAAAGAAGTAATCTCAAGAATAGATGGCAGATGGTATAAACAATATATTATATGCCTTAATTCAGAAAATAAAACACCCATAGGTGCCATTCATATTCACTGGTATGTGATAGAACGAGGAAGCTGGGAATTGGGTTACTGCATCTTTCCAGAATACCGTAGGCAGGGCTATGGAACAGAAGCTGCACAATTAATTTTGAAATATGCTTTTGATGACTGGCATGCGCATAAGGTGCTGGCAATGTGTAATGCTCAAAATATACCTTCGCAAAAGGTGCTGGAGAAGCTGGGAATGACCAAAGAAGGGATATTTCGGGAAGAATTGCCCTGGCAGGATAAGTGGGTGGATCAATACTTCTATAGTATTCTGGAGCGTGAATTTAAAGCCAACTAA
- a CDS encoding T9SS type A sorting domain-containing protein, translated as MKQILVVLLVSITAFLMAQIEIPFGEIRHSSIDIEGNLHLRWEDLSGGTLSPEFFYSANGSSWQSSEVQDISTGEKEATAPYSFGQKLRYRLHYSIEEMGETIAMMHSAYWDSNSFPPSLNNLAYIGTDATGDSVTVYSSNLDLQETYMARSPDKLYFTLKNLSGSFPIMNSLTSYNVYLGVLGNISSLMDSVGYAMIYSFNIPGVVSSGLYKIGYDSATQLPVFTRLGSIQSQVSGGALNLACNISDLTADPDFGVMPDALMMVGLTAKVDIDIANLQPQIGLGDYSTLAYILFQDNYYQVSQNTLPVCTFNSYNPSTGILQLDYWDAEADFPLVSEAILPNDTVLQFVPTALDYTSVVTYFLQLPAGEVDSLLFRFSDNGFELVQDVLNFVANEDSYAVPGQLSCTMPNPISGLPVNIRLKGLSNSPVNIEIYNLKGQKVEKLQYPNTGNGELNISLNSYQLCSGVYFMQIQNGSRNLKRKFMVVK; from the coding sequence ATGAAACAGATTTTAGTAGTGCTCTTAGTTAGCATAACTGCCTTTCTTATGGCACAGATAGAAATTCCGTTTGGCGAAATACGCCACAGTTCTATAGATATAGAAGGGAATTTGCATCTGCGTTGGGAGGACTTAAGCGGAGGGACATTAAGTCCGGAGTTTTTTTACAGTGCCAATGGTTCTTCCTGGCAAAGTTCAGAAGTTCAAGATATTTCCACGGGAGAAAAAGAAGCAACGGCACCTTATAGTTTCGGTCAAAAACTGCGTTACCGTCTTCATTACAGCATAGAAGAAATGGGGGAAACCATTGCTATGATGCATTCCGCCTATTGGGATAGTAATTCTTTTCCTCCTTCTTTAAATAATCTGGCTTATATCGGAACGGATGCAACAGGGGATAGTGTAACGGTGTATTCCTCAAACCTGGATTTACAGGAAACCTATATGGCAAGGAGTCCTGATAAACTATATTTTACGCTGAAAAACCTCAGCGGCAGTTTTCCGATAATGAATTCCCTAACCAGTTATAATGTTTACTTGGGAGTTTTGGGCAATATCAGTTCGCTGATGGATAGTGTAGGTTATGCAATGATCTATAGTTTTAATATTCCCGGCGTAGTTTCCAGCGGGCTTTATAAAATCGGTTATGATTCAGCAACGCAGCTACCTGTTTTTACGCGTCTTGGCAGTATTCAAAGTCAGGTTTCCGGAGGGGCATTAAATCTTGCCTGTAATATCAGTGATTTAACCGCTGATCCTGATTTTGGCGTTATGCCCGATGCCTTAATGATGGTAGGGCTTACTGCGAAGGTAGATATTGACATTGCCAATTTGCAACCTCAAATAGGGCTGGGCGATTACAGCACTCTTGCCTATATCCTTTTTCAGGATAATTACTATCAGGTAAGCCAGAATACGCTTCCTGTTTGCACTTTCAATAGTTACAATCCTTCCACCGGAATTTTACAGCTTGATTATTGGGATGCGGAAGCAGATTTTCCTTTAGTTAGCGAAGCTATTTTACCGAACGACACAGTGTTACAGTTTGTGCCTACGGCTCTGGATTATACCTCTGTAGTTACATACTTTTTACAATTACCTGCGGGAGAAGTAGATTCTCTGCTTTTCAGATTTAGCGATAACGGTTTTGAGCTTGTTCAGGATGTTCTTAATTTTGTTGCCAATGAAGATAGTTACGCTGTTCCCGGGCAGCTATCCTGCACAATGCCAAATCCGATTTCGGGGTTACCTGTAAATATCCGGTTGAAGGGTTTATCCAATAGCCCGGTTAACATAGAAATATATAATTTGAAAGGACAAAAGGTGGAGAAATTACAATATCCAAATACCGGAAATGGCGAATTGAATATAAGTTTGAATAGCTATCAGCTTTGTTCGGGAGTATATTTTATGCAAATTCAAAACGGCAGCCGAAATTTAAAGCGCAAATTTATGGTGGTTAAGTAA